One segment of Streptomyces sp. YIM 121038 DNA contains the following:
- a CDS encoding SIMPL domain-containing protein (The SIMPL domain is named for its presence in mouse protein SIMPL (signalling molecule that associates with mouse pelle-like kinase). Bacterial member BP26, from Brucella, was shown to assemble into a channel-like structure, while YggE from E. coli has been associated with resistance to oxidative stress.), whose product MPPRSYAPARPLATALLALAALGIGAAPAGAVAPVAGAPTAVAARQPATVTVTGTGSASAAPDLAVLSMGVEVTAPTAKKALAGQNTAARALLAAARGQGVAERDARTVGLSLSAVYKDEDGASKLTGYRASQSFALTVRDLPATGRVLQAAMDAAGDAGRVDGVAFDVADKRGLRAEARAAAHDDARAKAEQYAQLNGRPLGRLVSLSESDNGGPRPLAVPVEALTKDQGVPVAPGEIEDQVTLTAVYELG is encoded by the coding sequence ACGTCCTCTCGCCACCGCCCTGCTCGCCCTCGCCGCGCTCGGGATCGGGGCCGCGCCCGCCGGGGCCGTGGCGCCGGTCGCCGGGGCCCCGACCGCCGTGGCCGCGCGGCAGCCCGCCACCGTGACGGTCACCGGCACCGGCTCCGCCAGCGCGGCGCCGGACCTCGCCGTGCTCAGCATGGGCGTCGAGGTGACCGCGCCGACGGCCAAGAAGGCGCTCGCCGGGCAGAACACCGCGGCGCGGGCGCTGCTCGCCGCCGCGCGCGGGCAGGGCGTCGCCGAGCGCGACGCCCGCACGGTGGGCCTGTCGCTGTCCGCCGTGTACAAGGACGAGGACGGCGCCTCCAAGCTGACCGGGTACCGGGCATCCCAGTCGTTCGCGCTCACCGTGCGCGACCTGCCCGCCACGGGCCGGGTCCTCCAGGCCGCGATGGACGCCGCCGGTGACGCGGGCCGCGTCGACGGCGTGGCCTTCGACGTCGCCGACAAGCGGGGGCTGCGGGCCGAGGCCCGCGCTGCCGCCCACGACGACGCGCGCGCCAAGGCGGAGCAGTACGCGCAGCTGAACGGCCGCCCCCTCGGCCGCCTCGTCTCGCTCAGCGAGAGCGACAACGGCGGCCCGCGACCGCTGGCGGTGCCCGTGGAGGCCCTCACCAAGGACCAGGGCGTCCCCGTGGCGCCCGGCGAGATCGAGGACCAGGTGACGCTCACCGCCGTGTACGAGCTGGGCTAG
- a CDS encoding TetR/AcrR family transcriptional regulator, with amino-acid sequence MARVRLSVAERRVELLSATVGQIEERGVAAVRIADVAAALGVSNALVLYHFSTKDELVAAAFAHAAEGDLARLDQLLRRRTSALRRLRAAVRWYAPTGQAKGWRLWIEGWAAAGREPALREVARDLDRRWKAALAEVVAEGVAAGEFRCPDPMGAALRLTALLDGLAVQLTAYGAVSRARARGWADEALARELGLTVADLRA; translated from the coding sequence GTGGCGAGGGTGCGGCTGAGCGTGGCGGAGCGGCGGGTGGAGCTGCTGAGCGCCACCGTCGGGCAGATCGAGGAGCGGGGCGTCGCGGCCGTGCGCATCGCCGACGTCGCGGCGGCCCTCGGGGTGAGCAACGCGCTCGTGCTGTACCACTTCTCCACCAAGGACGAGCTGGTCGCCGCCGCGTTCGCGCACGCCGCCGAGGGTGACCTCGCCCGCCTCGACCAGCTGCTGCGCCGCCGTACGTCCGCGCTGCGCCGGCTGCGGGCCGCCGTGCGCTGGTACGCGCCGACGGGGCAGGCCAAGGGCTGGCGGCTGTGGATCGAGGGCTGGGCGGCGGCCGGGCGCGAGCCCGCCCTGCGGGAGGTGGCGCGCGACCTCGACCGGCGCTGGAAGGCGGCGCTCGCCGAGGTCGTCGCGGAGGGCGTGGCCGCGGGCGAGTTCCGCTGCCCCGACCCGATGGGCGCGGCCCTGCGCCTCACGGCGCTGCTGGACGGCCTGGCCGTCCAGCTCACGGCGTACGGCGCGGTGTCCCGGGCCCGCGCCCGCGGCTGGGCCGACGAGGCGCTGGCCCGGGAGCTGGGCCTGACCGTGGCGGACCTGCGGGCCTGA
- a CDS encoding Glu/Leu/Phe/Val dehydrogenase dimerization domain-containing protein gives MPVPSAPLISLTWTDHVTGRQGFLVVDRLVRGVRSGGLRMRPGCTLQEVTGLARGMTMKEALHYDPAARYVPLGGAKGGIDCDPRSPEAYGLLVRYLRAVRPYVEAFWNTGEDLGLTQDVVDRAAAEAGLTSTVQAVCPLLDDAAAARRRLADAFAVEVDGIGLDALVGGCGVAESVLTALDAAGADRGRARVAVQGLGTMGAATARFLARAGLTVVAVADVEGTIANPEGLDVEALLAARDAYGTVDRAALRPGDRELPGDAWLAADVEVLVPAAVSYAIDAANQERITARWIAEAANMPVLPEAERLLAARGTTVLPDVVVNSGTNAWWWWTLFGDIGEAPDKAGEAFAYTRRALRALVAELLARAERDGTTPRAAAHALVADRLPRIAERVGR, from the coding sequence ATGCCCGTGCCGTCCGCGCCCCTCATCTCGCTGACGTGGACCGATCACGTCACCGGCCGCCAGGGCTTCCTCGTCGTCGACCGCCTGGTGCGCGGCGTGCGCAGCGGCGGCCTGCGGATGCGGCCGGGCTGCACGCTCCAGGAGGTCACCGGGCTCGCCCGCGGCATGACCATGAAGGAGGCCCTGCACTACGACCCGGCGGCGCGGTACGTCCCGCTCGGCGGCGCCAAGGGCGGCATCGACTGCGATCCGCGCTCCCCCGAGGCGTACGGCCTGCTCGTGCGCTATCTGCGGGCGGTGCGGCCGTACGTCGAGGCCTTCTGGAACACCGGCGAGGACCTCGGCCTGACCCAGGACGTCGTCGACCGGGCGGCCGCCGAAGCGGGCCTGACCTCCACCGTGCAGGCCGTCTGTCCGCTGCTCGACGACGCGGCCGCGGCCCGGCGGCGGCTCGCGGACGCCTTCGCCGTCGAGGTCGACGGGATCGGCCTGGACGCGCTCGTCGGCGGCTGCGGCGTCGCCGAGTCCGTCCTCACCGCCCTGGACGCGGCGGGCGCGGACCGCGGCCGCGCGCGCGTGGCCGTGCAGGGCCTCGGCACGATGGGCGCCGCCACCGCGCGCTTCCTCGCGCGCGCGGGGCTCACGGTGGTGGCCGTCGCCGACGTCGAGGGCACCATCGCCAACCCCGAGGGCCTCGACGTGGAGGCGCTGCTCGCCGCGCGCGACGCCTACGGCACCGTCGACCGCGCCGCGCTGCGCCCCGGCGACCGCGAGCTGCCGGGTGACGCCTGGCTCGCCGCCGACGTGGAGGTCCTGGTGCCCGCCGCCGTGTCGTACGCGATCGACGCGGCGAACCAGGAGCGGATCACGGCGCGCTGGATCGCCGAGGCCGCGAACATGCCGGTGCTCCCGGAGGCGGAGCGGCTCCTCGCCGCGCGCGGCACCACGGTCCTGCCGGACGTCGTCGTGAACTCCGGTACGAACGCCTGGTGGTGGTGGACCCTGTTCGGCGACATCGGCGAGGCCCCCGACAAGGCGGGCGAGGCCTTCGCGTACACGCGCCGCGCCCTGCGCGCGCTGGTCGCGGAGCTGCTCGCGCGCGCGGAGCGCGACGGCACCACGCCTCGTGCCGCCGCCCACGCCCTGGTGGCCGACCGCCTGCCGCGGATCGCCGAGCGCGTCGGTCGGTAG
- a CDS encoding MBL fold metallo-hydrolase, with translation MSRSLSPLLRSLRTPAFGADPTGDRLARIHGSPNFADGSFQNPVGARTRPSGSALEFAKVYFRREERSRRVPAGHVPVHATTLADLAKPPASGLRLTWMGHSSVLVEIDGRRVLFDPVWGERCSPFAFAGPKRLHPVPLPLAALGPVDAVVISHDHYDHLDLPSIKALAGTDTVFAVPLGVGAHLEHWGVPADRLRELDWHESTDVAGLTLTATPARHFCGRGLRNQQHTLWASWSVAGPEHRVFHSGDTGYFPGFAEIGAAHGPFDATMIQIGAYSEFWPDIHMRPEEGVRAHLDLQGGRPHGVLLPIHWGTFNLAPHAWSEPAEGTLAAARAAGAPVALPIPGEPFEPASDAVPDAPWWRAIAVAPAGGWSDHAPRPGLGAADQETAPVG, from the coding sequence GTGTCCCGGTCCCTGAGCCCCTTGCTCCGCTCCCTGCGGACGCCCGCGTTCGGTGCGGATCCGACCGGTGACCGGCTCGCGCGCATCCACGGCTCGCCGAACTTCGCCGACGGCTCGTTCCAGAACCCGGTGGGGGCGCGGACCAGGCCCTCCGGGTCCGCCCTGGAGTTCGCGAAGGTCTACTTCCGCCGCGAGGAGCGCTCCCGGCGCGTCCCGGCGGGCCATGTGCCGGTGCACGCCACGACCCTCGCGGACCTCGCCAAGCCCCCGGCGAGCGGCCTCCGGCTCACCTGGATGGGGCACTCCAGCGTCCTCGTCGAGATCGACGGCCGCCGGGTGCTCTTCGACCCCGTGTGGGGCGAGCGCTGCTCGCCCTTCGCCTTCGCCGGACCCAAGCGCCTGCACCCCGTGCCGCTGCCGCTCGCGGCCCTCGGCCCGGTCGACGCCGTCGTCATCTCGCACGACCACTACGACCATCTGGACCTGCCCAGCATCAAGGCCCTGGCGGGCACGGACACGGTGTTCGCGGTGCCGCTCGGCGTCGGCGCGCACCTGGAGCACTGGGGCGTCCCCGCGGACCGGCTCCGCGAGCTCGACTGGCACGAGTCCACGGACGTCGCGGGCCTGACCCTGACGGCGACGCCCGCCCGGCACTTCTGCGGCCGCGGGCTGCGCAACCAGCAGCACACGCTGTGGGCGTCCTGGAGCGTCGCGGGCCCCGAGCACCGCGTCTTCCACAGCGGCGACACCGGGTACTTCCCGGGCTTCGCGGAGATCGGCGCCGCCCACGGCCCGTTCGACGCCACGATGATCCAGATCGGCGCCTACTCGGAGTTCTGGCCGGACATCCACATGCGGCCCGAGGAAGGCGTGCGGGCCCACCTCGACCTCCAGGGCGGGCGGCCGCACGGCGTGCTCCTGCCGATCCACTGGGGCACGTTCAACCTCGCGCCGCACGCCTGGTCGGAGCCCGCCGAGGGCACGCTCGCCGCCGCGCGCGCCGCGGGCGCCCCGGTGGCGCTGCCCATCCCCGGCGAGCCGTTCGAGCCGGCGTCCGACGCGGTGCCCGACGCCCCGTGGTGGCGCGCGATCGCCGTCGCGCCGGCGGGCGGCTGGAGCGACCACGCCCCGCGCCCCGGGCTGGGCGCGGCCGACCAGGAGACCGCCCCCGTCGGCTGA
- a CDS encoding ATP-binding protein, protein MSHLRAPAARADRREGGRHGRSGSRAAPPPPETRIRLQLMRIAVLPAVAVGLCGCAAVLFMVRAAGARPQPPLLALLGAAAGLGVLGIVVAAVAADRTARSVRDRVVALRRATARGQADLRELLERLRQGETPAVREPGAGPAPAKDEFGLLADELARAHEGALTAVVQASRLSGRAGNEQKVEVFVNLARRLQSLVHREISLLDELENSVEDPELLKGLFHIDHLATRIRRHAENLAVLGGAVSRRQWSRPVSMTEVLRSSIAEVEQYSRVKLVPPVDGTLRGHAVADVIHLLAELVENATVFSAPHTQVLMRAGRVTSGLAVEVEDRGLGMPVAEQTRMNQLLADPDQVNVASLLQDGRIGLFVVAALARRHGIAVRLQTNIYGGVQAVLILPQGLLGADQDALSAPRGATSAAHRAAPTAAHASAHTSAPTSPQSAAPPASGAARATAAREAAAAPTPHPAAAPHEQPPHPSYRNGTAAHRPAAPRPPTATATPPDPLPVRGPRGDRPTPAEALPGIRPEDRGVTAEHTAAPPVPRNGAVRGRVGKPQLPRRRAQEHLAPQLRDARAPRPADDQLVGHDPGLMAAFQRGIDLAQAAQARDALPDHDVGVPPAPGDRADRTGPGRRSDQGG, encoded by the coding sequence ATGTCTCACCTTCGCGCACCGGCAGCACGCGCAGACCGCCGCGAGGGCGGACGGCACGGACGCTCCGGGAGCCGCGCCGCGCCGCCCCCGCCCGAGACGCGCATACGGCTCCAGCTGATGCGCATCGCCGTACTGCCCGCCGTCGCCGTCGGCCTGTGCGGCTGTGCCGCCGTGCTCTTCATGGTCCGGGCCGCCGGGGCGCGGCCGCAGCCGCCGCTGCTCGCCCTGCTCGGCGCCGCCGCCGGGCTCGGCGTCCTCGGCATCGTCGTCGCCGCGGTGGCCGCCGACCGGACCGCGCGGTCCGTGCGCGACCGCGTCGTCGCGCTGCGCCGCGCCACCGCGCGCGGCCAGGCCGACCTGCGCGAACTCCTGGAACGGCTGCGCCAGGGCGAGACCCCGGCGGTGCGCGAGCCCGGCGCGGGCCCCGCCCCGGCCAAGGACGAGTTCGGCCTGCTCGCCGACGAGCTGGCTCGCGCCCACGAGGGGGCCCTCACCGCCGTCGTGCAGGCGTCCCGCCTGTCCGGACGGGCGGGCAACGAGCAGAAGGTCGAGGTCTTCGTGAACCTCGCCCGGCGCCTGCAGTCCCTGGTCCACCGCGAGATCTCGCTCCTGGACGAGCTGGAGAACTCCGTCGAGGACCCCGAACTCCTCAAGGGCCTCTTCCACATCGACCACCTGGCCACCCGCATCCGGCGGCACGCCGAGAACCTCGCCGTGCTCGGCGGCGCCGTGTCGCGGCGCCAGTGGAGCAGGCCCGTGTCGATGACGGAGGTCCTCCGCTCCTCCATCGCCGAGGTCGAGCAGTACTCGCGGGTCAAGCTGGTGCCGCCCGTCGACGGCACCCTGCGCGGCCACGCCGTCGCCGACGTCATCCACCTGCTCGCCGAACTCGTCGAGAACGCCACGGTGTTCTCCGCTCCGCACACCCAGGTCCTGATGCGGGCGGGCCGGGTGACGTCCGGGCTCGCCGTCGAGGTCGAGGACCGCGGCCTCGGCATGCCCGTCGCCGAGCAGACCAGGATGAACCAACTCCTCGCCGACCCCGACCAGGTCAACGTCGCGAGCCTCCTCCAGGACGGCCGCATCGGCCTGTTCGTCGTCGCGGCCCTCGCCCGCCGCCACGGCATCGCGGTGCGCCTGCAGACCAACATCTACGGCGGCGTCCAGGCCGTCCTGATCCTGCCCCAGGGGCTGCTCGGCGCCGACCAGGACGCCCTGTCCGCCCCCCGCGGCGCCACCTCCGCCGCGCACCGGGCCGCACCCACGGCCGCCCATGCCTCGGCCCACACCTCCGCCCCCACCTCCCCGCAGTCCGCCGCGCCGCCCGCCTCCGGCGCCGCACGCGCGACGGCCGCGCGCGAAGCGGCCGCCGCGCCCACCCCGCACCCGGCCGCCGCACCCCACGAGCAGCCGCCCCACCCGTCCTACCGGAACGGCACCGCGGCCCACCGGCCCGCCGCCCCGCGCCCCCCCACGGCCACCGCCACCCCGCCCGACCCGCTCCCCGTCCGCGGCCCGCGCGGCGACCGGCCCACCCCCGCCGAAGCCCTGCCCGGCATCCGCCCCGAGGACCGCGGCGTCACCGCCGAGCACACCGCGGCCCCGCCCGTGCCCCGCAACGGCGCCGTGCGCGGCCGGGTCGGCAAACCCCAGCTGCCCCGCCGCCGGGCCCAGGAACACCTCGCGCCGCAGCTGCGCGACGCCCGCGCCCCGCGCCCGGCCGACGACCAGCTCGTCGGCCACGACCCGGGTCTGATGGCCGCCTTCCAGCGCGGCATCGACCTCGCCCAGGCCGCCCAGGCCAGGGACGCCCTGCCCGACCACGACGTCGGCGTGCCCCCCGCGCCCGGCGACAGAGCCGACCGCACCGGCCCCGGCCGCCGGAGCGACCAGGGCGGCTGA
- a CDS encoding roadblock/LC7 domain-containing protein produces MVSDAPTGQVSDLDWLMSGLVQRVPHTHSAVLLSCDGLVKSVHGLDPDSADHMAALASGLYSLGRSAGVRFGDGGDVRQVVVELDSTLLFVSTAGSGTCLAVLAGREADAAVLGYEMAMLVKSVRPYLVTAPRQHAGEPASMRR; encoded by the coding sequence ATGGTGAGCGATGCGCCGACCGGCCAGGTATCCGATCTCGACTGGCTGATGAGCGGCCTCGTGCAGCGCGTGCCGCACACCCACAGCGCCGTCCTGCTCTCCTGCGACGGACTCGTGAAGTCGGTCCATGGCCTCGACCCGGACAGCGCCGACCACATGGCCGCGCTCGCCTCAGGGCTCTACTCCCTCGGGCGCAGCGCCGGCGTCCGCTTCGGCGACGGGGGCGACGTGCGCCAGGTGGTCGTGGAGCTGGACTCCACCCTGCTCTTCGTGTCCACCGCCGGTTCCGGCACCTGCCTCGCCGTGCTCGCCGGGCGTGAGGCGGACGCCGCGGTGCTCGGGTACGAGATGGCGATGCTGGTCAAGAGCGTGCGCCCGTACCTGGTCACAGCGCCGCGCCAGCACGCCGGTGAGCCCGCGTCGATGAGGCGCTGA
- a CDS encoding DUF742 domain-containing protein: MGAPHDGPWLDDAAGRLIRPYTVSNGRTRPTTRLDLLSQVRATGTTPAGYLGPEHALALGMCEAPTSVAEIAAQLKLPVAVTKVLLSDLVDCGAITTRAPDFYHNPTDRSLLEAVLDGLRRQL, from the coding sequence GTGGGGGCCCCGCACGACGGGCCATGGCTCGACGACGCCGCAGGGCGGCTCATCCGCCCGTACACGGTCAGCAACGGACGCACCAGACCGACCACGCGGCTCGACCTGCTGTCCCAGGTGAGGGCGACCGGCACCACCCCCGCCGGCTACCTCGGCCCGGAGCACGCCCTCGCCCTCGGCATGTGCGAGGCACCCACGTCCGTGGCGGAGATCGCCGCCCAGCTGAAGCTGCCCGTGGCGGTGACCAAGGTGCTCCTGTCCGACCTCGTCGACTGCGGGGCGATCACCACCAGAGCCCCGGACTTCTACCACAACCCGACTGACCGGTCCCTGTTGGAGGCAGTGCTCGATGGACTACGACGACAGCTCTGA